A single window of Magnetococcus marinus MC-1 DNA harbors:
- a CDS encoding AAA family ATPase: MRIHHLHLTHFRRFIDFKLTLDPQLTLLVSRNGGGKSALLDALALALSPYLKHLPTVRGNRLRHGDLRLTPKGRTAPFVRIFCQTSTGLQWDRTLYKDHGKASRKAERNAVGRKALRAYVARNFQPNTPQLPIFIYFGHGAQEKAKRMEPLQRAHAWLDTLQPHGQEASLLEALLQQPEWHALLPWVEQAMTAVIPELSHLRWQKSEGIRVDWQSEAGGSRYPIRLSQLSQGYRRMFILVTEIATRMALANPNLSNLLESTTGLVLIDEIEMQLHPSWQQRVLPDLMRTFPNLQFVVTTHSPQVVTTVPPHHLRILHWEHDQVQLHCATFSLGAKAHQVLKEVLGTDPRPEQLEIVRQLRRYQALVADGYWDHAEGQALRKILDAWGAEHEPELRRLDMDIRLKELDRLT; this comes from the coding sequence GTGCGCATCCACCACTTGCACCTGACCCATTTTCGGCGTTTTATTGATTTTAAGCTGACCTTAGATCCTCAGCTTACCCTTTTGGTCTCACGCAATGGCGGTGGCAAAAGCGCATTGTTGGATGCCTTAGCTTTGGCACTAAGCCCCTATCTTAAACACCTGCCCACAGTGCGGGGCAATCGCTTACGCCATGGGGATTTACGCCTAACGCCCAAGGGACGCACAGCCCCCTTTGTGCGCATCTTTTGCCAAACCAGCACAGGCCTTCAGTGGGATCGCACCCTCTACAAAGACCACGGCAAAGCCAGTCGCAAGGCCGAACGTAACGCGGTAGGGCGCAAGGCGCTACGCGCCTATGTGGCGCGCAACTTTCAACCCAACACGCCACAATTGCCCATCTTTATCTATTTTGGCCATGGTGCTCAGGAAAAAGCCAAACGGATGGAACCCTTACAGCGTGCCCACGCTTGGCTAGACACCCTGCAACCCCACGGTCAAGAGGCCTCGTTGCTGGAGGCGCTATTACAGCAGCCCGAGTGGCATGCGCTGTTGCCTTGGGTCGAGCAGGCCATGACCGCAGTGATCCCCGAACTGAGTCATTTGCGCTGGCAGAAGAGTGAGGGGATACGGGTGGATTGGCAGAGCGAAGCGGGTGGCTCCCGTTACCCCATCCGCCTTAGCCAGCTCAGTCAGGGCTACCGGCGCATGTTTATTTTGGTTACGGAAATCGCCACCCGCATGGCCCTGGCCAATCCCAATTTAAGCAACCTGTTAGAGAGCACCACGGGCCTTGTGCTTATTGATGAGATCGAGATGCAGCTTCACCCCAGTTGGCAACAACGGGTTCTGCCCGACCTCATGCGCACCTTTCCCAATCTACAATTTGTCGTCACCACCCACAGCCCCCAAGTGGTGACCACGGTCCCCCCCCACCATCTGCGTATTTTGCACTGGGAACATGATCAGGTGCAGCTTCACTGTGCCACCTTTTCATTGGGCGCTAAAGCCCATCAAGTGCTCAAAGAGGTTTTGGGCACCGACCCCCGCCCGGAACAGCTGGAGATTGTGCGCCAGCTGCGTCGTTATCAAGCTTTGGTGGCCGACGGCTATTGGGACCATGCCGAAGGGCAGGCGCTACGTAAAATTCTGGATGCTTGGGGTGCCGAACATGAGCCTGAACTGCGCCGCCTGGATATGGATATACGCCTTAAAGAGCTGGACCGGCTTACATGA
- the ptuB gene encoding retron Ec78 anti-phage system effector HNH endonuclease PtuB: MKRIDKQREPKPLKRYRKQHPKASWDALRTAHPAVYPAIKKQLLTDQGGLCAYCEIDLKIRKKPREIDDFRVEHFHPKSDTSGNWSLDWSNMLGVCHGGSQRHVTASGERFSENKRDHSCDVPKGSQHWEQVILNPLQLPHAPSLFRFDRAMGSVRVDEHACAVAGIEVARVQATIDLLNLDCSRLQRMRQRVLDHLNEQLIVLVEQGHTLQQARDRLARAYLTKNHKDFWPVAFFSAIRHYLGQSAERALRNQPPPL, from the coding sequence ATGAAGCGCATTGATAAACAGCGGGAGCCCAAACCCCTCAAGCGCTATCGCAAGCAGCACCCCAAGGCCTCCTGGGATGCCCTGCGCACGGCGCATCCGGCGGTCTACCCCGCCATCAAAAAGCAGCTACTAACCGACCAAGGTGGCCTTTGCGCCTATTGCGAGATCGACCTTAAAATCAGAAAAAAACCTCGTGAAATCGACGATTTCCGCGTGGAACATTTTCACCCAAAGTCCGATACCAGCGGCAATTGGAGTCTTGATTGGTCCAATATGTTGGGGGTTTGTCATGGTGGCTCGCAGCGCCACGTTACCGCATCGGGTGAGCGTTTTAGTGAAAACAAGCGGGACCATAGTTGTGACGTTCCTAAGGGTTCTCAACACTGGGAGCAGGTGATTCTTAACCCATTGCAGCTTCCCCATGCCCCCAGCTTATTCCGTTTTGACCGCGCCATGGGCAGTGTGCGGGTTGACGAGCACGCTTGTGCCGTAGCGGGGATTGAGGTAGCTCGCGTACAGGCCACCATTGATCTGCTGAACTTAGACTGTTCACGTTTACAGCGTATGCGTCAACGGGTACTGGACCATCTGAACGAACAGCTCATTGTCTTGGTCGAACAAGGGCACACCTTACAACAGGCCCGCGACCGGTTGGCCCGGGCTTATTTAACCAAAAATCACAAGGATTTTTGGCCAGTGGCTTTTTTTTCTGCCATCCGTCACTATCTGGGCCAAAGTGCCGAAAGGGCACTGCGCAACCAGCCACCCCCCCTTTAA
- a CDS encoding PAS domain-containing sensor histidine kinase, with the protein MASSLIRKLAQRFPTLLGNQAPWHIWLNFAFGLIALIIVASAALSGFHLQRYGQMVESTTAQSFSALEAAEELSAYSVLLSAGLPSMEHTQRLEELAPLTNRLSLHRQKVRERLQQLQDWLPADQLSQVQEQLGQMGDAFSQLISLHVTRFRLASQKQEQRHRMRNLRAALLDIIPPLDFASDALTQSISHSLLEQFQQERLAPLLQTVQLDAELAQFTLDLAQQCFPQSPSQSPAKPFNNPMPRLQSYSMQLPTLTPLLHKLAELGPNAFQAPCQKDVTLTLLKLLQQTHQANTQEIKQLNLVITQQLPSSIGQLLKESTDHYALTISIKTTNNRLHYILTAALLTQNLEELRPLLRSARQTYAFLAAQVSQYKNSPMSTQSPLLVDKIESLVQQFSTLLEGDEGLLQNHHRHLLNKQAIALNIKNNLHISSLLSARVTQLVKDVKQQVNNRRQTMAAGLPSQIWLLALTTLGGLLIVTLIALLTSHLLKQRQQQLTEGAKRLRIVVENMPIMLQAFDNNHNIVVWNSECERITGYSRAEVIGQQHIMQQLYPLEMTRQKVLDLFTKQKSNFRNVEFDLTSKTGTQHTIAWSSSHHHFPIPGWGAWAVGVDVTQRTTLERELLLHRDNLDTLVQSRTQALQQAMLDLGIKTAEVERFNRELAHRVEEEVENNRAKDGLLIHQSRMAAMGEMIGNIAHQWRQPLSAVNLILFNIKDMYLFGELDESTLQAKTEQASALLQSMSQTIDDFRNFFKPDKVLEHFDFNLAVEHALSLVASAMENHQITLHFEPYPEPLIIEGYPRELSQVILLLLNNAKDAIVETEHQKGLISLKLTEVGTQTKLTIQDSGNGIPKDILDRIFEPYFTTKEESKGTGIGLYMARMIIMEHMHGTIMAHNEPQGACFTLNIPRAEGHTLSAEQEQLT; encoded by the coding sequence ATGGCTTCATCTCTCATACGCAAGCTGGCCCAACGCTTCCCCACCCTCTTGGGGAATCAAGCCCCTTGGCACATTTGGCTCAATTTTGCTTTTGGCCTGATCGCCTTGATTATTGTTGCCTCCGCTGCCCTATCTGGGTTCCATCTTCAACGTTATGGGCAGATGGTCGAGAGCACCACCGCCCAATCCTTTTCGGCTTTAGAAGCCGCAGAAGAGCTCTCCGCGTACAGTGTGCTCCTGTCGGCGGGTCTACCCAGCATGGAACACACGCAACGTTTAGAAGAATTGGCGCCATTAACCAACCGTCTAAGCCTCCATCGCCAAAAGGTCAGAGAGCGTTTGCAACAGTTGCAAGACTGGCTCCCTGCTGATCAATTGAGCCAGGTTCAAGAGCAACTCGGACAGATGGGCGATGCGTTTTCCCAGCTTATTTCTCTCCATGTCACGCGCTTTCGCCTCGCTTCGCAAAAGCAAGAGCAGCGCCATCGCATGCGTAATTTGCGGGCCGCCTTGTTGGACATCATCCCCCCCCTGGATTTTGCTTCTGACGCCCTTACCCAATCCATCAGCCACTCACTGCTAGAACAGTTTCAACAGGAACGGCTAGCCCCTCTTCTGCAAACCGTACAATTGGATGCCGAACTGGCGCAGTTTACATTAGATCTTGCTCAGCAATGTTTCCCACAAAGCCCTAGCCAGAGCCCAGCAAAACCTTTTAACAACCCCATGCCACGGTTACAGAGCTATAGCATGCAGTTGCCCACCCTAACCCCGCTTTTGCATAAATTAGCCGAACTCGGTCCCAACGCTTTTCAAGCCCCTTGCCAAAAGGATGTTACCTTAACCCTGTTGAAGTTACTCCAGCAGACCCATCAAGCCAACACACAAGAAATTAAACAATTAAATCTGGTTATTACCCAGCAGCTCCCCAGTAGCATCGGACAGCTGTTAAAAGAGTCCACCGACCATTACGCGCTAACCATCTCCATCAAAACCACCAACAACCGTTTGCACTACATACTCACGGCGGCACTGCTGACCCAAAACCTAGAGGAGTTGCGACCACTGTTGCGCAGCGCCCGACAGACTTACGCCTTTTTAGCGGCTCAGGTTAGCCAGTACAAAAACAGCCCCATGTCCACACAGAGCCCCCTATTGGTGGATAAAATCGAATCCCTTGTGCAACAGTTTAGCACCCTATTGGAGGGGGATGAGGGCCTCTTACAAAATCACCACAGGCACCTATTAAACAAACAAGCCATTGCTTTAAATATTAAAAATAATTTACACATCTCCAGCCTGCTCTCCGCACGCGTCACCCAACTGGTTAAGGATGTCAAACAACAGGTCAACAACCGCCGCCAAACCATGGCGGCCGGCCTGCCTAGCCAAATTTGGTTGTTGGCATTAACCACCTTGGGGGGATTGCTGATCGTCACCCTGATTGCTCTGCTTACCAGCCACCTACTCAAACAACGCCAGCAGCAGCTCACGGAGGGGGCCAAACGGCTACGCATTGTGGTAGAAAATATGCCGATCATGCTGCAAGCGTTCGATAACAATCATAACATTGTAGTGTGGAACAGCGAGTGCGAACGCATTACCGGCTACAGCCGAGCCGAGGTAATCGGTCAACAACACATTATGCAGCAGCTCTACCCTTTAGAGATGACCCGCCAAAAGGTGCTCGACCTATTTACCAAGCAGAAAAGCAACTTTCGCAATGTCGAGTTTGATTTGACCAGCAAGACGGGCACGCAACACACCATCGCTTGGTCCAGCAGCCACCATCATTTTCCCATCCCCGGCTGGGGGGCTTGGGCGGTGGGGGTGGATGTGACTCAACGCACCACATTAGAACGTGAACTGCTGCTGCATCGGGATAATCTGGATACACTGGTGCAAAGCCGGACCCAAGCCCTACAGCAAGCGATGCTGGATCTGGGCATTAAGACCGCAGAGGTGGAACGTTTTAACCGGGAACTTGCCCACCGTGTCGAGGAAGAGGTTGAAAACAACCGCGCGAAAGATGGCCTGCTTATCCACCAATCGCGCATGGCTGCAATGGGGGAGATGATCGGCAACATCGCCCATCAATGGCGTCAACCCTTGAGCGCTGTTAATTTAATTCTCTTTAACATCAAGGATATGTACCTGTTCGGCGAGCTTGATGAGAGCACCTTGCAAGCCAAAACAGAGCAAGCCAGCGCCTTGTTGCAAAGCATGTCTCAAACCATTGATGATTTTCGTAACTTTTTTAAACCTGATAAAGTTTTAGAGCATTTTGATTTTAATTTAGCGGTCGAGCATGCGCTCTCACTGGTTGCCTCGGCCATGGAAAATCACCAAATCACCCTACATTTTGAACCTTATCCTGAACCCTTGATTATTGAGGGCTACCCCCGTGAACTTTCCCAAGTCATTTTACTTTTATTAAATAATGCAAAGGATGCTATAGTAGAGACCGAACATCAAAAAGGGCTTATCTCTCTAAAACTTACAGAAGTTGGCACCCAAACCAAGCTCACCATCCAAGATAGTGGTAACGGTATACCAAAAGATATTTTAGATCGTATTTTTGAGCCTTATTTCACCACCAAAGAAGAGAGCAAAGGCACCGGTATTGGCCTATACATGGCACGCATGATCATAATGGAGCATATGCATGGCACCATTATGGCCCATAATGAACCCCAAGGGGCTTGTTTTACCCTTAACATACCACGGGCCGAGGGGCATACCCTCAGCGCTGAGCAGGAACAGCTTACATGA
- a CDS encoding GGDEF domain-containing response regulator, whose amino-acid sequence MTHMAPTKFTANKLHVLYVEDEATIREELSSYLKRRVTLLQVASNGEEALEMFKRSKPDLVITDIRMPRMDGLQLAEAIRALDTDIPIMVTTAYNDERFFLKAISIGIDEFILKPTQPDLLSQAIAKLTKHIEIKRESQRHQQFVEMLLESLPAFILVVNDSEIEHANSPFLHFLGLSHMEQLDPKGSDIIQAICIQPNDALSHLLERGDWLSYMTQRCNILPTIQLQEPSKSRDPITCAISWSFDATAGRQVFAFTDLYLIQRKINDLEKKVYHDPLTGAANRSRLYEKFHEEMKRSERYGSPVSILMLDIDHFKRVNDTYGHNAGDEVLLEVVKRMQGHVRVTDLVGRWGGEEFLLIAPETVLGAALEVAENIRRLIGQIPFGQVGRVTCSIGVGQLAKGESMNTCLERVDAALYRAKKQGRDRVEMADPPPTSPL is encoded by the coding sequence ATGACACACATGGCGCCAACTAAATTTACCGCCAATAAGCTTCACGTTCTTTATGTGGAGGATGAGGCAACCATACGCGAAGAGCTAAGCTCATATCTAAAACGACGCGTAACCCTGTTGCAGGTTGCCAGCAATGGGGAAGAGGCGTTGGAGATGTTTAAGCGCAGCAAGCCCGATTTGGTCATTACCGATATACGCATGCCCCGCATGGATGGCCTACAGCTCGCCGAGGCCATTCGCGCTCTGGATACTGACATACCCATTATGGTAACCACCGCCTATAATGATGAACGCTTTTTCCTAAAAGCGATCTCCATTGGCATTGATGAGTTTATCCTTAAACCCACGCAACCTGATCTGCTTAGCCAAGCCATTGCCAAGCTGACCAAACATATCGAAATTAAGCGCGAAAGTCAGCGCCACCAACAGTTTGTCGAGATGTTGCTGGAGAGCTTGCCAGCCTTTATCTTGGTGGTCAACGATAGCGAGATTGAACACGCCAACAGCCCCTTTTTGCATTTTTTAGGGCTCAGTCATATGGAGCAGCTGGACCCTAAAGGTTCTGACATCATACAGGCCATCTGTATACAGCCCAACGATGCGCTGAGCCACCTATTGGAACGTGGCGATTGGCTTAGTTACATGACCCAGCGCTGTAACATTCTTCCCACCATTCAGTTGCAAGAACCCAGCAAGAGCCGAGACCCGATTACCTGCGCCATCTCCTGGAGTTTTGACGCCACGGCGGGACGCCAGGTGTTTGCCTTTACGGATCTCTATTTAATCCAGCGCAAGATTAATGATCTTGAGAAAAAAGTCTACCATGACCCCCTCACCGGGGCCGCCAATCGCTCTCGACTCTATGAAAAATTTCATGAAGAGATGAAGCGCAGTGAACGCTATGGATCACCCGTCTCTATTCTGATGTTGGATATTGACCATTTTAAACGGGTCAATGACACCTATGGTCACAATGCCGGTGACGAGGTGTTGTTAGAGGTGGTCAAGCGCATGCAAGGCCATGTACGTGTAACCGATCTGGTAGGGCGATGGGGGGGGGAGGAGTTTTTATTAATTGCCCCTGAAACGGTGCTGGGGGCTGCCCTTGAAGTGGCCGAAAACATCCGCCGCCTCATTGGTCAAATTCCCTTTGGTCAAGTGGGTCGGGTCACCTGTAGTATCGGGGTGGGGCAACTGGCTAAGGGCGAGTCCATGAACACCTGTTTGGAACGGGTGGATGCCGCACTTTATCGTGCCAAAAAGCAGGGCCGTGACCGGGTTGAGATGGCCGACCCACCCCCGACATCCCCTCTTTAA
- a CDS encoding HD-GYP domain-containing protein has protein sequence METVNATSVPPQTQWEQQLDALDPKTSPAARVGLQALKRSMTQLGKTLDVTRAATQNAFERSAKGQPLDLELLNQSVAQLQASLDQNSLALMTLTSLRLRDNVTYEHCCNSAAYLIAFAKTLGLPNQEIKAMGLAGLVHDLGKARIPTDILNKQGHLNDNDKRFIYMHVPLTLRLLKDISDTNQTVMQAVEQHHERLDGSGYPQGIKGGQIGRPGRMIAIVDSFEAATSKRPYRDANRGYAILQEMLADAGEKYDKTLFQAFVKLVGVYPSGSIVELKNGMIASVVQNSAEHLLHPLVIVFAQSSAHTVFSIQLVDLHEHAADPDYNIIKVRSDLAPPQNVLQLVGLNE, from the coding sequence ATGGAAACGGTTAACGCAACTTCAGTGCCGCCCCAGACGCAGTGGGAACAACAACTGGACGCCTTAGATCCAAAAACCTCACCCGCTGCGCGTGTCGGCTTACAGGCCCTAAAACGGAGTATGACCCAGCTTGGCAAAACGCTGGATGTCACCCGTGCGGCTACTCAAAATGCCTTTGAGCGTTCAGCCAAAGGTCAACCACTTGACCTGGAACTGCTCAACCAGAGTGTCGCTCAACTGCAAGCATCGCTCGATCAAAACAGTTTGGCGCTCATGACCCTCACAAGTCTACGGTTACGGGATAATGTGACCTACGAGCACTGTTGTAACAGTGCCGCCTATCTGATTGCATTTGCGAAGACCCTAGGGCTACCCAACCAGGAAATAAAGGCCATGGGCTTGGCTGGGCTGGTTCACGATTTAGGTAAAGCGCGTATACCTACCGATATTTTAAACAAGCAGGGCCATTTGAACGATAATGACAAGCGCTTCATATACATGCACGTTCCATTAACCTTACGTCTACTCAAAGATATCTCAGATACAAACCAAACGGTTATGCAAGCGGTAGAGCAACACCATGAAAGGCTTGATGGTAGTGGTTATCCTCAGGGCATAAAGGGGGGGCAAATTGGCCGTCCAGGCCGCATGATCGCCATTGTAGACAGCTTTGAGGCCGCCACCTCTAAGCGGCCTTACCGTGATGCCAACCGAGGCTATGCCATTTTGCAGGAGATGTTGGCGGATGCTGGCGAAAAATATGACAAAACCCTGTTCCAAGCCTTTGTGAAATTGGTTGGCGTGTATCCCAGCGGCAGCATTGTAGAATTAAAAAATGGCATGATCGCCTCTGTGGTGCAAAATTCCGCAGAACACCTTCTTCATCCACTTGTTATTGTTTTCGCTCAGAGCTCTGCGCACACGGTGTTTTCCATCCAGTTGGTGGACCTGCACGAGCATGCAGCAGACCCTGATTATAATATTATCAAAGTCCGGTCTGATTTGGCGCCACCGCAAAACGTGTTACAGCTGGTTGGGCTTAACGAGTAG
- a CDS encoding HD domain-containing phosphohydrolase: MNHERRSKIFVVDAQVGNLDLLVEYLGERYALSVALDGESALEDIPVTQPDLILLDVQLPVMDGYAVCRVLKARADTAHIPVIFTSAALQAGSERDGFLCGGVDYISKPFDQLVVQARVARQLALVTSQRQLQICNLNFSTMQQAHAADLQRANRRIEQSHLDIIRHLGRAAEYRDNETGLHVERMSRYCGIMGRALGLDAQRVTLLEQAAQMHDVGKIGIPDHILLKPTKLTPAEWHIMRNHCEIGAAILGEHESPLLQLARTLALTHHEHWDGSGYPHGLQGKQIPQEGRIVAIADSFDVMTLCQSYRKGVSLDEAFETLQDLAGSQFDPELVVLFVAQRAQVEQLIAAWDAKTSPVDLRYDEAGDAKAHTVTPG; the protein is encoded by the coding sequence ATGAATCATGAACGACGCAGTAAAATTTTTGTGGTGGATGCGCAAGTCGGCAATTTGGATCTGTTGGTAGAGTATTTAGGGGAGCGCTACGCCCTGTCGGTCGCCTTGGATGGCGAATCGGCGCTGGAGGATATTCCGGTTACTCAGCCGGATCTTATCTTGTTGGATGTGCAGTTGCCGGTGATGGATGGCTATGCCGTGTGCCGGGTACTGAAGGCCCGTGCAGACACGGCGCACATACCGGTTATCTTTACCAGTGCGGCCTTGCAAGCGGGCTCGGAACGGGATGGCTTTCTCTGTGGTGGGGTGGATTATATTAGCAAGCCGTTTGATCAACTGGTGGTACAGGCACGGGTTGCGCGGCAGTTAGCGCTGGTTACGAGCCAACGCCAACTGCAAATCTGTAATCTCAATTTTAGCACCATGCAGCAAGCCCACGCCGCCGACCTGCAACGCGCCAATCGGCGCATCGAGCAGAGCCATCTGGACATTATTCGGCACTTGGGACGGGCCGCAGAGTATCGGGATAATGAGACCGGGCTGCACGTGGAACGTATGAGCCGTTATTGTGGCATTATGGGGCGGGCGTTGGGGTTGGATGCACAGCGTGTGACCCTGTTGGAGCAGGCCGCGCAGATGCATGATGTGGGAAAAATCGGTATCCCCGATCATATTTTATTAAAACCCACCAAATTAACCCCCGCAGAGTGGCACATCATGCGTAACCACTGCGAAATAGGCGCGGCCATTCTTGGTGAGCATGAATCCCCCTTGCTGCAACTGGCCCGGACCTTGGCCTTAACCCACCATGAACACTGGGATGGTAGCGGTTATCCCCATGGTCTACAGGGAAAGCAGATTCCTCAAGAGGGGCGCATTGTGGCCATCGCCGACAGCTTTGATGTGATGACCTTGTGCCAGAGCTATCGGAAGGGGGTTTCATTAGATGAAGCCTTCGAAACACTGCAAGATTTGGCGGGCAGTCAGTTTGATCCAGAGTTGGTGGTCCTGTTTGTGGCGCAGCGGGCACAGGTGGAGCAGTTAATAGCCGCATGGGATGCAAAAACCTCCCCCGTGGATTTGCGCTACGATGAGGCAGGCGATGCTAAGGCGCACACCGTGACGCCCGGTTAG